In Helianthus annuus cultivar XRQ/B chromosome 9, HanXRQr2.0-SUNRISE, whole genome shotgun sequence, the following are encoded in one genomic region:
- the LOC110875796 gene encoding uncharacterized protein LOC110875796 has product MRCRDVFRDHLWKKIGNGQNTYLWFDKWSNECLLYHVVTPRQLARYGFSVKSIVTEAFIDGRWDWPEEWRSQYPNLFQLQRLTLTNMQDRVLWKNSEEKLVPFTSREVWDTIRIRDQPIRWSKVVWSSYNIPKHSFMCWLIFKKKLWTQDRILKWNHVVTGSMNLMCCLLCHAGLETHEHLFFECPYSSSVWHKVRLKVDMDMIMDSWEDISEWLISRAKSKTVVSVAGRLVVAAAAYVIWSERNARFFSNRLRPPEKTADIVISTVRTKLISFKYKQNSNVKRFLEKWKMEKEEFLDED; this is encoded by the coding sequence ATGAGATGCAGGGATGTTTTTCGGGATCACTTGTGGAAAAAGATTGGTAATGGGCAAAATACTTACTTGTGGTTTGATAAATGGTCGAATGAATGCCTGTTATATCATGTTGTTACTCCTCGTCAATTGGCTCGCTATGGGTTTTCAGTTAAGTCAATAGTAACGGAAGCGTTTATTGATGGTCGATGGGATTGGCCGGAAGAATGGAGGAGTCAATATCCGAACTTGTTTCAACTTCAGCGTCTAACGCTAACTAACATGCAAGATAGGGTGTTATGGAAGAATTCTGAAGAAAAGCTTGTTCCGTTCACGTCTAGAGAAGTGTGGGATACTATCCGGATCCGTGACCAGCCGATTAGGTGGTCGAAAGTTGTTTGGTCCTCGTACAATATTCCTAAACATTCGTTCATGTGTTGGCTTATTTTTAAAAAGAAACTTTGGACTCAAGACAGGATTTTGAAGTGGAATCACGTAGTTACGGGCTCTATGAATCTGATGTGTTGCTTGTTATGTCACGCTGGATTAGAAACACATGAGCACTTGTTTTTTGAATGCCCATACTCGTCATCAGTATGGCATAAGGTTCGACTGAAAGTAGACATGGATATGATTATGGATTCATGGGAGGACATTTCGGAATGGCTGATCTCCAGGGCAAAGTCGAAGACGGTTGTTTCGGTGGCTGGAAGATTGGTAGTGGCGGCTGCAGCTTATGTCATTTGGAGTGAACGAAACGCTAGATTTTTTAGTAATCGATTAAGACCTCCAGAGAAGACGGCTGATATTGTTATTAGCACGGTAAGAACAAAGCTGATCTCGTTCAAATACAAGCAAAATTCAAATGTCAAACGGTTTTTGGAAAAGTGGAAGATGGAAAAGGAAGAATTCTTGGATGAAGATTGA